The genomic DNA TAGATTAAGTTTGGAGTCTCTGGATATAAAAACaactacagagacacaaaaCTACCAGAATACTGTGAAATAAattataacacaaacacaaaataccacaaataaaatacaaaacaacagcaacgcGACATAAACGCTGCAGAAAACTTTGATACAAAACAActagacaacaacaacaagtgaccacaaacacacaaaaaagaaaaaacagaaactaaacaactaaatcagattaaaaatgaccagaaacaaacacacaaatcaaccaGAGACTCACAAACAGACCCAGAGAGACAACTCCACTGAAGAACTGTGTGATTAGAAAGGCCTGTGTACTGTAGAACAAGATGACTAAAGGTTTGTGTTGAACTTCTTGTGAACTTGTTGTGTTGAAGATCTTTTAAACTTGTTGTGTTGAAGATCTTTTAAACTTGTTGTGTTAAAGATCTTTTAAACTTGTTGTGTTGAAGATCTTTTAAACTTGTTGTGTTGAAGATCTTTTAAACTTGTTGTGTTGAAGTTCTTGTGAACTTGTTGTGTTGAAGATCTTTTAAACTTGTTGTGTTGAAGATCTTTTAAACTTGTTGTGTTGAAGTTCTTTTAAACTTGTTGTGTTGAAGTTCTTTTAAACTTGTTGTGTTGAAGTTCTTTTAAACTTGTTGTGTTGAAGATCTTGTGAACTTGTTGTGTTGAAGATCTTTTAAACTTGTTGTGTTGAAGATCTTGTGAACTTGTTGTGTTGAAGATCTTTTAAACTTGTTGTGTTGAAGATCTTTTAAACTTGTTGTGTTGAAGATCTTTTAAACTTGTTGTGTTGAAGTTCTTGTGAACTTGTTGTGTTGAAGTTCTTTTAAACTTGTTGTTTTGAAGATCTTGTGAACTTGTTGTGTTGAAGATCTTTTAAACTTGTTGTGTTGAAGTTCTTTTAAACTTGTTGTGTTGAAGTTCTTTTAAACTTGTTGTGTTGAAGATCTTGTGAACTTGTTGTGTTGAAGATCTTTTAAACTTGTTGTGTTGAAGATCTTTTAAACTTGTTGTGTTGAAGTTCTTTTAAACTTGTTGTGTTGAAGTTCTTTTAAACTTGTTGTGTTGAAGATCTTTTAAACTTGTTGTGTTGAAGTTCTTTTAAACTTGTTGTGTTGAAGATCTTTTAAACTTGTTGTGTTGAAGATCTTTTAAACTTGTTGTGTTGAAGTTCTTTTAAACTTGTTGTGTTGAAGTTCTTGTGAACTTGTGTTGAAGTTCTTTTAAACTTGTTGTGTTGAAGTTCTTGTGAGTTTGTTCGGTGGTTCATGTCCGGACATCTGGGATTGTTCATCCTTCTTCCCGGACGAGAAGCGTCACTTCTGCACAGGGACAGGGAGGCGGGCCAAATGGGCGTGGTTTGGCTGAAAGTGTGAGTTTGTTGGGACGCCCCTTCCCCgaaacgccccccccccccgccccgccCCCGCCCCCGCCCCCCCgcagctgctcctctgtgtgtcgTCACTATTGCAACATCGCCCCGCCCCCTCGCTGCTGCGGGTTCTTGACGTTCGGAACCAGTTCGTGGATTTCAGTCGCAAACATGTCTCAGATCAACACGTGCCTCCGGCGGACCTTCACCGTCTTCAACATCTTCTTCGCGGtgagttttttttactgtttctgCTAAACACGTGGAAACATGTGGACTCAGCTGCGGAGGTCTTGAATAAGTTCGAGAAAGTAAGAAGTCATGTTTAACTCCTCGTGAAGTGATCTGAAGTGAAAAGCTGAGTCAttgttgtgttggtttgtgAGACTCTAAAATGTGCGTCGTCATCTGATGAGCTGATTCTAAGGTTTTTATCGTGACCAGTAAAACTCCAGAGGTCTGTCAGAGTAACTCTACAAGTGCTGCCTCACTCCTGACCTTCAATACTTCAATACTtcaatacttaaatactttaatactttaatactttaatacttCAATACTTTAATACTTCAATACTTCAATACTTTAATACTTCaatactttaatactttaataACTGATCAGTCTCCAGTGACGatgtctttgtttctgctgttaATCGATAAATCGGTTGTCAACGTTAAAGTTTATAAAGttgtgcaaaagaaaaaagtccaagatgatgtcatcaaatgTTTATCCAAGAGTCCAACTTAGTTTAGCAGCCATTTTGTTCCACAGGGAGTTTTAGTTCAGACTCACTCGTGATGAGTCACAGAACAATTCAACAACTTCTCTCTGGAGGACAGAGTCAGTTCATGTGTTTATATCTGTAACGTccagctaacatggaggaggggatgtCATCTTCATGTTCAgtctttgaaataaataaatacttgtaTTTATCTCGGGCATGAAGACATTTTCGTATCATTGGTTTGATAAAACTAGGCTTAGAGACATTTTTACAGGGAACTGATGTTTTAGATGCAGATTTATCAAGAATTAAACTTGTGGTCAGTTGAATAGAAGGTGTGGCCTGAGTTCTTGTTCTGCAGGAGCTCAGAGTGAACTGAGTCaaactgtctgtgttttgtttcagatCTTCGGAGCCATCATCGTCttgctccctctgctctctcagaTCCTCACCAGTATCAATGGAAGAGACGTAAGAACAAACTCTTTGTTTCCAATAGCAAAACAGCTCCGGGtctaaaaaaaaaggtaaatgtgAACCTGTCGTTCTTCTGTTCCGCCTCCAGCTGGAGGGTCACACCAACGGCTACATCCTCCTCTACATCGTGGGAGGCGTCACCCTGATAATCGCCTTCCTGGGAGCGTATGGCGCCCACAAGGAGAACAAAGCGTGCCTGATCATAGTGAGTGTGGAGAGCAGCAAATATCTTCAACATAGAGAAGTGAAATGAGTCAAAACACTATTTTCACGAAAAACATAGGAAAAAAATCCTTGTTCTGTCTTTGTTCATCTGAAACAGGATGTGATGACAccaggaaatgaatgtgtgcTCTTATCTTACATCCTGTTCGTTGAGCTATTTATATCCTAAacttttaatttcctctcaAACAAAGACGgggatattttttaattctcacttgttagttttaattttaaattacaaatacatctctgtctgtgtgtgtgtgtgtgtgtgtttgtgtgtgtagttccTGGTGTGTATGGTGATTGGAAGTCTGATGATGCTGGGAGTTGGAGTCGTCGCTGCCTTCGCCCGACCTCAGGTAACCCCCCCGACTGTTGATTCTACCGATGGTTCTATGTGACTGACTCTGAGTCTGTTTCTATGAATTAGCTGAACTATTATTTTGTTTCTgcccttcagaataaaagcgtGTGTTGCACTGGTATGAACTGTGAGTTTTGTAGTTGACAGGTATCCTGACGGATCAGTTCCGCTCCATGCTGCCGCTCGACAAATCtacagaggaggtgaagaacgTGGCTGAGACCCTGCAGACGcatgtgagacacacacacacacgcacacgcacacacacacacacagacaattttTGGACTTTAACGTTCCCAAACGCTTTAAAACTTTGCAA from Paralichthys olivaceus isolate ysfri-2021 chromosome 23, ASM2471397v2, whole genome shotgun sequence includes the following:
- the LOC109643613 gene encoding tetraspanin-8-like, translating into MSQINTCLRRTFTVFNIFFAIFGAIIVLLPLLSQILTSINGRDLEGHTNGYILLYIVGGVTLIIAFLGAYGAHKENKACLIIFLVCMVIGSLMMLGVGVVAAFARPQLTGILTDQFRSMLPLDKSTEEVKNVAETLQTHLHCCGMFSYKDWENNIPASCECSEEEEEGECQSISYISIFHRMTEPNKTIYSKPCFPIIMNFVLVIADIMIGIIFTMAALALLGMILSSIMIHHLRYPNKPTVLMVPSIFTTASPKYQELQNAPYY